A single genomic interval of uncultured Desulfobulbus sp. harbors:
- a CDS encoding CBS domain-containing protein, which produces MQLFARDIMTKNFDTIYMDAPVELAIKKILSAKVRPTGHKTVSLMVVDYDNGLVGTISMYYILYHLRPSYLNYGIDGNEVNWTGDLDGFIDEIKHKKVVHIMNDNLMSVPPDEPLMSVLDRLIKNNLRRISVVENGRLVGVVYMSDIFYHLFAE; this is translated from the coding sequence ATGCAACTGTTCGCCCGCGACATCATGACGAAAAATTTTGATACCATCTACATGGACGCTCCTGTGGAACTGGCGATCAAGAAGATTCTCAGTGCCAAGGTACGGCCCACCGGTCACAAGACGGTCAGCCTGATGGTCGTTGACTATGACAACGGCCTGGTGGGGACGATCAGCATGTACTACATCCTCTACCACCTGCGGCCCTCCTATCTCAACTACGGCATCGATGGCAACGAGGTGAACTGGACCGGTGATCTCGACGGATTCATTGATGAGATCAAGCACAAGAAGGTGGTCCATATCATGAACGACAACCTGATGAGCGTGCCTCCGGATGAGCCGCTGATGTCGGTTCTTGACCGCTTGATCAAAAACAACCTCCGCCGTATCTCGGTGGTGGAGAATGGCCGCCTGGTCGGAGTGGTGTATATGTCGGATATCTTTTATCATCTGTTTGCAGAATAA
- a CDS encoding DsrE family protein: protein MANFLFVLRDNDFEKATRCFQFAKIAHSKGHKVNLFFIDSGVDWAMKDKDGSEKTVTGDCVNDYLPYLVENEVQAGICTPCAKNRQLDEAKFHTNMALDGGPHLIDMAAEAKVFNF, encoded by the coding sequence ATGGCAAATTTTCTTTTTGTACTTCGGGACAATGACTTCGAGAAAGCGACACGCTGTTTTCAGTTCGCCAAGATCGCCCACTCCAAGGGGCACAAGGTCAACCTTTTTTTCATCGACAGCGGTGTTGACTGGGCAATGAAGGACAAAGACGGCAGCGAAAAAACCGTGACCGGCGACTGCGTCAACGATTACCTGCCCTATCTGGTGGAAAACGAGGTGCAGGCCGGCATCTGCACCCCCTGTGCAAAAAATCGCCAGCTCGACGAGGCCAAATTCCATACCAACATGGCTCTCGACGGTGGGCCGCACCTGATCGACATGGCTGCCGAGGCCAAGGTCTTCAACTTCTAA
- a CDS encoding hydrolase: protein MEAKDHIEGLPRFHASPLSPPRWLRNPHLQTLWPKFFRRRPQLLLKTERLELADGDFIDLEWVQGAKGPIVLMLHGLEGNLRSHYALPVLSTLARSGFQPVFMYLRGCSGEPNRLSRTYHSGAAEDLAEVLSLLQESGRPVSAAIGFSLGGNLLLRYLGLNGERALVKTAMAVSVPFVLGDAAKRLETGPSRIYQRYLMNRLKRSYIRKFAHKPSPLTVDLDRIHTLWQYDQAITAPLNGFAGADDYYRRCSSIHYLKAITVPTLILHSLDDPFMYPQNVPRPEQVGPGVQLAIQAHGGHVGFVEDGLPWVDESLIDKLAPAFFREQLAMETSSV, encoded by the coding sequence ATGGAAGCAAAAGACCACATCGAAGGACTACCACGATTTCACGCATCGCCTCTTTCCCCGCCCAGATGGCTCAGAAATCCCCACCTGCAGACCCTGTGGCCGAAATTTTTCCGCAGGCGTCCGCAACTCTTGCTCAAAACTGAGCGGCTGGAACTGGCTGACGGGGATTTCATCGACCTGGAATGGGTACAGGGGGCAAAGGGGCCGATCGTGCTCATGCTGCACGGCCTGGAAGGCAACCTGCGCTCCCACTATGCCCTGCCGGTGCTCTCGACCCTGGCGCGGTCCGGGTTTCAACCGGTGTTCATGTACCTGCGGGGCTGCTCCGGTGAACCCAACCGCCTCTCCCGTACCTATCATTCCGGCGCGGCCGAGGATTTGGCCGAGGTGTTGTCGCTGCTGCAGGAGAGCGGCCGGCCGGTTTCCGCGGCCATCGGTTTTTCCCTGGGGGGGAATCTCCTGCTGCGCTACCTGGGATTGAACGGTGAGCGGGCCTTGGTGAAAACGGCAATGGCGGTCTCTGTCCCCTTTGTGCTTGGAGATGCGGCCAAACGGCTGGAAACCGGGCCATCACGGATCTATCAGCGCTATCTGATGAACCGGCTGAAACGGTCCTATATCCGTAAATTCGCTCACAAGCCGTCGCCGCTCACGGTGGATCTGGACCGGATTCATACCCTGTGGCAATACGATCAGGCGATCACCGCCCCGCTCAACGGCTTTGCCGGGGCTGACGACTACTACCGCCGCTGCAGTTCCATTCATTACCTCAAGGCAATCACCGTCCCCACCCTGATTCTTCATAGCCTGGATGACCCCTTCATGTATCCCCAGAACGTGCCCAGGCCGGAGCAGGTCGGTCCCGGGGTGCAGCTGGCCATCCAAGCCCATGGCGGCCATGTCGGTTTTGTCGAGGATGGTCTGCCCTGGGTGGACGAGTCCCTGATCGACAAACTGGCCCCCGCCTTTTTTCGCGAGCAGTTGGCGATGGAAACGTCCTCAGTCTGA
- the cobT gene encoding nicotinate-nucleotide--dimethylbenzimidazole phosphoribosyltransferase yields the protein MQLLEKTIAAIRPTDTKAMAEAQREVDYCLKPPGSLGKLEDIVRQIASITGKVHNEINKKAIIVMMADNGVYTEGVAMYPQDVTRIGADFVTSGRMGVNFLANYAKADIMAVDIGIQVDVDLPKVINRKIRYGTANFLKEPAMTREEAVQSIEVGIEIANQAIDEGYDLLGTGEIGIGNTTASSAVLYGFTEAPIDRVVGRGAGLTDEAFERKKAVVKQAVELHRPNPKDALDVLSKVGSLDIGGMAGVYLACAARRVPVVTDGLISNVAALTAIRLKPETVQYMIPSHISFEPGAKLLKEITGLEPMLDMNMRLGEGTGCALVFSIIEAALRMIEEMGTFAALGKSRDEIGDHIMAYRGKFPR from the coding sequence ATGCAACTGCTGGAAAAGACAATTGCCGCCATTCGCCCCACCGACACCAAAGCAATGGCCGAGGCGCAGCGGGAAGTCGACTACTGCCTCAAACCCCCGGGCAGCCTGGGCAAGCTGGAGGATATCGTCCGCCAGATCGCCTCCATCACCGGCAAGGTGCACAACGAGATCAACAAGAAGGCGATCATCGTGATGATGGCCGATAACGGGGTCTACACCGAAGGGGTCGCCATGTATCCCCAGGACGTGACCCGCATCGGCGCCGATTTCGTCACCTCGGGCAGAATGGGGGTGAATTTCCTCGCCAATTACGCCAAGGCCGATATCATGGCCGTCGATATCGGCATCCAGGTCGATGTCGATCTGCCCAAGGTGATCAACCGCAAAATCCGCTACGGCACGGCCAACTTCCTCAAGGAACCGGCCATGACCCGGGAGGAGGCGGTTCAATCGATCGAGGTGGGGATCGAAATCGCCAACCAGGCCATTGACGAAGGGTATGACCTACTGGGAACAGGGGAGATCGGCATCGGCAACACCACCGCCTCCAGCGCGGTGCTCTACGGGTTCACCGAGGCACCGATCGACCGGGTGGTGGGACGGGGAGCGGGATTGACCGACGAGGCCTTTGAACGCAAGAAGGCGGTGGTCAAACAGGCGGTGGAACTGCACCGCCCCAACCCCAAGGATGCCCTGGACGTACTGTCCAAGGTGGGCAGCCTGGATATCGGCGGCATGGCGGGGGTCTATCTGGCCTGTGCCGCGCGCAGGGTGCCGGTGGTCACCGACGGCTTGATCTCCAACGTGGCCGCACTGACCGCCATTCGCCTCAAACCGGAGACGGTGCAGTACATGATCCCCTCGCACATCTCCTTTGAGCCGGGGGCCAAACTGCTCAAGGAGATCACCGGCCTGGAGCCGATGCTGGACATGAACATGCGCCTGGGCGAGGGCACCGGCTGCGCCCTGGTCTTTTCGATCATCGAGGCGGCACTGCGCATGATCGAGGAAATGGGCACCTTTGCCGCTTTGGGGAAATCACGCGATGAAATTGGGGACCACATCATGGCTTACCGGGGAAAATTTCCTCGATAG
- the cobC gene encoding alpha-ribazole phosphatase, translating into MKITKLYLIRHGETEANKTGVLMGSTNTPLNDQGRQQAMLLRDRTTALEVDSIFASPLSRAVETASIVFGEKAPIITDTSLQEFHFGEWEGMHFSEISTQYPEIWQMWLTDWEQTHIPGGEAFAAFKHRVISVVEEIVRYNEGKRVAVVSHGGCIRSLLAHFFCDSVSKGYWKFKVDNATLTEIEFMGDLPIMIRFNYR; encoded by the coding sequence ATGAAGATCACCAAACTCTACCTCATCCGTCACGGCGAAACCGAAGCCAACAAGACCGGCGTGCTCATGGGCAGCACCAACACCCCGCTCAACGATCAGGGCCGTCAACAGGCGATGCTGCTTCGCGACCGCACCACCGCCCTGGAAGTCGACTCGATCTTTGCCAGCCCGCTTTCCCGGGCCGTGGAGACCGCGTCCATCGTCTTTGGCGAAAAGGCGCCGATCATCACCGACACCAGTCTCCAGGAATTTCACTTCGGCGAGTGGGAAGGCATGCATTTTTCCGAAATATCCACACAGTACCCGGAGATCTGGCAGATGTGGCTCACCGACTGGGAGCAGACCCATATCCCCGGCGGCGAGGCCTTTGCCGCGTTCAAACACCGGGTGATCAGCGTGGTCGAGGAGATTGTCCGCTACAACGAGGGCAAGCGGGTGGCCGTAGTCTCCCACGGCGGCTGCATCCGCTCGCTCCTGGCCCATTTTTTCTGCGATTCGGTGTCCAAGGGATACTGGAAATTCAAGGTCGACAACGCCACCCTCACCGAGATCGAGTTCATGGGTGACCTGCCGATCATGATTCGCTTCAACTACCGCTAG
- the cobS gene encoding adenosylcobinamide-GDP ribazoletransferase, protein MKSLILMIQFMTRFPIPLSVEFTADHFVQGMKWMPLVGLLAALPGALVFALADTWLSRDVAALFSVIMLITVTGGLHLDGIADTADGLFSYRSRERMLEIMRDSTLGTNGVIALSLTILLKVTLLADTPGQGALFAVLATPVLGRTALTWHSASARYAREVRGIGDYVNQMGITQALAASALSFGITLLLLALFGVRGAIIPAVAMLLLLPSIALATGFALYLKKRLGGITGDTIGASIELSEMLSYLVILLVWKYLL, encoded by the coding sequence GTGAAATCACTCATTCTCATGATCCAGTTCATGACCCGCTTTCCCATCCCCCTGTCGGTCGAGTTCACGGCCGACCATTTTGTCCAAGGCATGAAGTGGATGCCCTTGGTCGGCCTGCTGGCCGCACTGCCCGGGGCCCTGGTTTTCGCCCTGGCCGATACCTGGCTGAGTCGGGATGTCGCGGCCCTGTTTTCGGTGATCATGCTGATTACCGTCACCGGCGGGCTCCATCTCGACGGCATCGCCGATACCGCCGACGGACTGTTCAGCTACCGCAGCCGGGAACGGATGCTGGAAATCATGCGCGATTCCACCCTGGGCACCAACGGCGTCATCGCCCTTTCCCTGACCATTTTGCTCAAGGTCACCCTCCTGGCCGATACACCCGGCCAGGGTGCGCTGTTCGCGGTGCTCGCCACCCCGGTGCTCGGCCGGACCGCCCTCACCTGGCATTCGGCCAGCGCCCGCTATGCCCGCGAGGTGCGTGGCATCGGCGATTATGTCAACCAGATGGGGATCACCCAGGCCCTGGCCGCAAGCGCGCTCTCCTTCGGCATTACCCTGCTGTTGCTCGCCCTCTTTGGCGTACGCGGCGCTATCATTCCGGCAGTGGCCATGCTGTTGCTGCTGCCGTCGATCGCTCTGGCCACCGGGTTCGCCCTCTACCTTAAGAAGCGCCTGGGCGGCATCACCGGCGACACCATCGGGGCAAGCATTGAACTCTCCGAAATGCTTAGCTATCTCGTCATTCTCCTCGTGTGGAAATATCTCCTATGA
- the cobU gene encoding bifunctional adenosylcobinamide kinase/adenosylcobinamide-phosphate guanylyltransferase, with amino-acid sequence MGRVILVTGGARSGKSSFAEELVTGLGQEIAYIATARAFDAEMEDRIAKHRLQRPSSWQTFESPTDPSQVVAAQGNRVDALLLDCLTVMITNRILAHAIDWDPPQVAQLNEIEADILSEIQALLTITAESSADLVAVSNEVGYGIVPISPLSRFFRDCAGRVNQRMAAAADEVYLVVAGIPVRIKGGPR; translated from the coding sequence ATGGGACGTGTAATCCTGGTCACCGGTGGAGCGAGAAGCGGCAAAAGTAGTTTTGCCGAAGAATTGGTTACGGGGCTGGGCCAAGAAATCGCCTATATCGCCACGGCCCGCGCCTTTGATGCGGAGATGGAGGATCGGATAGCCAAGCATCGTCTGCAGCGCCCCTCCTCCTGGCAGACCTTTGAATCCCCCACCGATCCGTCCCAGGTGGTTGCCGCCCAGGGCAATCGGGTCGACGCCCTGCTTCTGGACTGCCTGACGGTGATGATCACCAACCGTATCCTGGCCCACGCCATCGATTGGGATCCTCCGCAGGTTGCGCAACTCAATGAAATCGAAGCAGATATCCTCAGTGAAATTCAGGCGTTGCTCACCATCACCGCGGAGAGCAGCGCCGATCTGGTGGCGGTCAGCAACGAGGTAGGCTACGGCATCGTCCCGATTTCGCCGCTGTCGCGTTTTTTCCGCGACTGCGCCGGACGGGTCAACCAGCGCATGGCCGCCGCCGCCGATGAGGTCTATCTGGTGGTTGCCGGGATCCCGGTTCGCATCAAGGGAGGTCCCCGGTGA
- a CDS encoding CAP domain-containing protein: MRSVLVLLSLIFLTILPVKSAQSRSQEEQLITPYAANLLDLINNYRRYYNLPPLHFDARLNHLARKHSFDMFRHKRMSHQGFQDRFRRSGRRLCVENVGWNYNTPIKQFDAWRHSRGHDENMLHEQIRSAGIAQVGTYVTFFACR; this comes from the coding sequence ATGCGCTCTGTCCTTGTCCTCCTCTCCCTGATTTTCCTGACGATCCTGCCGGTCAAATCCGCGCAAAGCCGTTCACAGGAAGAGCAGCTCATTACGCCCTATGCGGCAAACCTCCTTGATTTGATCAACAACTACCGGCGCTATTACAACCTGCCACCTCTTCACTTCGATGCACGCCTCAACCATCTGGCCCGCAAGCACAGCTTTGACATGTTTCGCCACAAGCGGATGAGTCATCAGGGGTTTCAAGACCGTTTTCGCCGTTCGGGTCGGCGCCTGTGCGTTGAAAACGTGGGCTGGAACTACAACACGCCGATCAAACAGTTCGATGCCTGGCGTCACTCCCGCGGTCATGACGAGAATATGCTCCATGAACAGATCCGCTCTGCCGGGATCGCCCAGGTCGGCACCTACGTCACCTTCTTTGCCTGCCGTTAG
- a CDS encoding glycine betaine/L-proline ABC transporter ATP-binding protein: MQIKTKKVEPGAIVKLRVKNLYKVFGANPEKGVDAARKGMGKEEIMSRYKLALGVNDVSFEVGAAEILVIMGLSGSGKSTLVRCLNRLIEPTAGTVEIDGIDVTKLNEHDLRLLRMEKVGMVFQNFALFPHRTVQKNVEYGLEIQGVPQAERAEKARQAIELVGLSGWEGYRPENLSGGMQQRVGLARALASGADVLLMDEAFSALDPLIKREMQDELLALQDRVGKTIIFITHDLDEALKLGDRIIIMKDGRAVQLGTPEEILTNPANDYVEKFVQDVDITKVLTVSKVMRKAISITHPKDGPKTVIHKMHEEGLSRLMVVGKDRKLIGQVEVEAVTAAIKRGETTLEHVIDREVTTVHPDDNVSCLFPVKKYPIAVVNEENRLLGIVKRGSLLSGIADFGGTNGNQ; this comes from the coding sequence ATGCAAATAAAGACCAAAAAAGTTGAACCGGGAGCCATTGTGAAACTACGGGTGAAAAATCTCTATAAAGTTTTTGGCGCCAACCCGGAAAAGGGCGTTGATGCGGCCAGAAAGGGCATGGGCAAGGAAGAAATCATGTCCCGTTACAAGCTGGCCCTGGGAGTTAACGACGTCAGTTTTGAGGTAGGCGCTGCGGAAATCTTAGTCATCATGGGTCTGTCCGGAAGCGGCAAATCCACTCTGGTGCGTTGTCTCAATCGACTGATTGAACCGACCGCCGGGACGGTGGAGATCGATGGAATCGATGTCACCAAGTTGAACGAACATGACTTGCGGCTGTTGCGAATGGAGAAAGTAGGCATGGTTTTTCAGAATTTCGCCCTCTTTCCCCATCGAACGGTGCAGAAAAATGTCGAATACGGCCTGGAGATTCAGGGCGTGCCCCAGGCCGAACGGGCGGAAAAGGCACGGCAGGCCATTGAGCTGGTCGGATTATCCGGCTGGGAGGGATACCGTCCGGAAAACCTCAGCGGCGGCATGCAGCAACGCGTCGGTCTGGCCCGGGCCCTGGCCTCTGGGGCGGACGTGCTGTTGATGGACGAGGCCTTCAGCGCCCTCGACCCCCTGATCAAGCGCGAGATGCAGGACGAACTGCTCGCCCTCCAGGATCGGGTCGGCAAGACCATCATCTTCATCACCCACGACCTGGACGAGGCGCTCAAGCTCGGGGATCGGATCATCATCATGAAGGATGGCCGGGCGGTTCAGCTCGGAACACCGGAAGAGATCCTCACCAATCCTGCCAACGACTATGTGGAGAAGTTTGTCCAGGATGTGGATATCACCAAGGTGTTGACCGTGTCCAAGGTCATGCGCAAGGCCATCAGCATTACCCATCCCAAGGACGGTCCCAAGACGGTCATCCACAAGATGCACGAGGAGGGGCTTTCGCGCCTGATGGTGGTGGGCAAGGATCGCAAGCTCATCGGCCAGGTTGAGGTGGAAGCGGTGACCGCGGCCATCAAGCGGGGGGAGACCACCCTTGAGCACGTCATTGACCGCGAGGTGACCACGGTCCATCCGGACGACAACGTCAGCTGCCTCTTTCCGGTCAAGAAGTATCCCATTGCCGTGGTCAACGAGGAGAACAGGTTACTGGGCATCGTCAAGAGGGGATCGCTCCTCTCGGGCATTGCCGATTTTGGAGGAACCAATGGAAATCAGTAA
- a CDS encoding proline/glycine betaine ABC transporter permease, with translation MEISKLPIGEWIEQVIEFLTNHIAFLTHFVSSLIEAGLDLFVEWVMYVPPWAVIFVLALAAWAISNRKVALGTLLGLGLIWNLGLWEATVSTLALVLISTCFSVLVGVPFGVLSALFPLVRKVVMPVLDFMQTMPAFVYLIPAIPFFGLGPVAAIFTTMVFAMPPSIRMTCLGIQQVPENLIEAADAFGSTTGQKLFKLQLPLAAPTIMAGINQTIMLSLSMVVIAAMIGAGGLGGEVWRAIQRLWMGRGFEAGIAVVIIAMILDRTTQNINLAKFRRKG, from the coding sequence ATGGAAATCAGTAAGTTGCCGATTGGTGAGTGGATCGAGCAGGTCATCGAATTCCTCACTAACCACATTGCCTTTCTCACCCACTTTGTTTCCTCCTTGATCGAGGCGGGGCTGGATCTTTTTGTCGAGTGGGTGATGTACGTTCCGCCCTGGGCGGTGATTTTCGTCCTCGCCCTGGCGGCCTGGGCAATTTCCAACCGTAAGGTGGCCCTGGGAACCCTGCTGGGTTTGGGGCTTATCTGGAACCTCGGTCTGTGGGAGGCCACGGTTTCCACCCTGGCCCTGGTGCTCATCTCCACCTGTTTTTCGGTTCTGGTCGGCGTGCCCTTCGGCGTCCTCTCGGCCCTGTTTCCCCTGGTGCGCAAGGTGGTGATGCCGGTTCTCGATTTCATGCAGACCATGCCGGCCTTTGTCTATCTCATTCCCGCCATACCCTTTTTCGGCCTTGGGCCGGTGGCGGCGATCTTCACCACCATGGTCTTTGCCATGCCGCCGTCGATCCGCATGACCTGCCTGGGGATTCAGCAGGTGCCGGAAAACCTGATCGAGGCCGCGGATGCCTTTGGTTCGACCACCGGGCAGAAATTGTTCAAGCTGCAGCTGCCCCTGGCTGCCCCAACCATCATGGCGGGCATCAATCAGACCATCATGCTGTCGCTGTCCATGGTGGTGATCGCGGCCATGATCGGCGCCGGCGGTCTGGGCGGCGAGGTATGGCGCGCTATTCAACGTCTGTGGATGGGACGTGGTTTCGAAGCGGGGATCGCGGTGGTGATCATCGCCATGATCCTCGATCGAACCACGCAAAATATCAATTTGGCTAAATTTCGGAGGAAAGGATGA
- a CDS encoding glycine betaine ABC transporter substrate-binding protein — translation MKRLLKICTALVAASCFLAGSALAAKKARLAYVEWARAVAITHVAGEILKKEGYKVKLQSVANAAMWASVASGDSDALLCAWLPVTHADLYAQYKDKIVDLGPNYTGAKLGFVVPDYVTINSVAEMAAHLKDFDGRIVGIDPGAGMSKSIEKAIAENISGLGTFKYISGSDAIMVASLEQAIKQKQWIVIPGWQPHWMFGQWKLKILADPDGIFGGEETINTIVRKDLEKDDPELFAFFNKIDWKQLPLDSVLVDNKKGMDPRKSAAKYVEANWAKIEAMLKK, via the coding sequence ATGAAACGTCTCTTGAAAATCTGTACCGCGCTTGTCGCGGCAAGCTGCTTCCTGGCCGGTTCCGCCCTGGCGGCGAAAAAGGCCCGTCTGGCCTACGTGGAATGGGCCCGGGCCGTGGCCATCACCCATGTTGCCGGGGAAATTCTCAAAAAAGAGGGCTACAAGGTCAAGCTGCAGTCCGTTGCCAATGCCGCCATGTGGGCCTCGGTGGCCAGCGGCGATTCGGATGCTTTGCTCTGTGCCTGGCTGCCGGTGACCCATGCCGATCTCTATGCCCAATACAAGGACAAGATCGTTGATTTGGGGCCGAACTACACCGGCGCCAAGTTGGGCTTTGTCGTGCCGGACTATGTCACGATCAACTCCGTGGCCGAGATGGCGGCCCATCTCAAGGATTTTGACGGCAGGATCGTCGGCATCGATCCCGGTGCGGGGATGTCCAAATCCATTGAGAAGGCCATCGCTGAGAACATTTCCGGCCTGGGAACATTCAAGTATATCAGCGGCAGCGACGCGATCATGGTGGCCAGCCTGGAGCAGGCGATCAAGCAGAAGCAGTGGATCGTCATTCCCGGATGGCAGCCCCACTGGATGTTTGGCCAGTGGAAGTTGAAAATTCTCGCCGATCCGGACGGCATCTTTGGTGGCGAGGAGACCATCAACACCATCGTGCGCAAGGATCTGGAAAAGGACGATCCCGAGCTGTTTGCCTTCTTCAACAAGATCGATTGGAAACAACTGCCTTTGGATAGCGTCCTGGTGGACAACAAGAAGGGCATGGATCCGCGCAAAAGTGCGGCAAAGTACGTCGAGGCCAACTGGGCCAAGATTGAAGCGATGCTGAAAAAGTGA
- a CDS encoding MarR family transcriptional regulator, whose amino-acid sequence MLNTPAIQIIVKIRKLSRSLDKYSKYLDNKYHVTLPQLLCLGEMYVNGSTTLTDLTRKLNMNNSAMTGIVDRLENKGLLQRIRKSGDRRTVYIDFTETGREYAGQLLQVLETDSFFDANKISLAKLADITLALDQIISSLDPEVKKIELPG is encoded by the coding sequence ATGTTGAACACGCCAGCCATCCAGATCATCGTCAAGATCCGCAAACTTTCAAGATCACTCGATAAATACTCGAAATATCTTGACAACAAATACCATGTCACCCTGCCGCAGCTGCTCTGTTTGGGGGAGATGTACGTCAACGGCAGCACTACCCTCACCGACCTGACGCGCAAGCTCAACATGAACAACTCCGCCATGACCGGTATTGTCGACCGGTTGGAGAACAAGGGGCTCTTGCAACGCATTCGCAAAAGCGGTGATCGGCGCACAGTCTATATAGACTTCACCGAAACCGGCCGTGAATATGCCGGCCAACTGCTCCAGGTTCTGGAGACCGACTCCTTTTTCGACGCCAACAAGATCAGCCTTGCAAAGCTTGCTGACATCACCCTTGCCCTGGATCAGATCATCAGCTCGCTCGATCCGGAGGTCAAAAAGATCGAACTGCCGGGCTAA
- a CDS encoding Na/Pi cotransporter family protein — MNTALPFSTIAVTFIGGLAMFLYGISTMSDGMKKLSGERIRTLMTALTANRFSGLFVGAFATMVVQSSSAIMVMLVSLVQAQMVTYTQVVGVILGAEIGTTFTAQLIAFKLEDYALLLFAFGLFLKLLGRTAGMRQWGEAIAGFGLLFFGMQLMSEAMAPLRSYPPLLSLLHQLENPLISVAVGLCVTAVIQSSSAFVGIIIVLAQQNSLSLEASIPLMFGSNIGTCITGAIASIGTFRAARRVSLAQILINACSVLFFLFWIPEAVQLVRMLSPGADLPRQIANAHTLYNVLMALFFLPLLPAVSRLVLLLLPDNPEEQRLIPAVWYLRSSALQPPSMALGLVRAEMARMNTILGRMLEGVIPSLTGEAPACDSIFPKLSPVQAIHMRENKIDFLESRVTEFLFKAVEQQLSERESKEAFALMEIVKIQEAIGDVIEVKLLGLLVQKKALKLDLTEEGKKEIVGLHTHILKENELLTNALREMDAQQAASLLGEEDHFFRLERDVEFRHMERVVHKVPASRHTHALHMEIMDGLRQIHEYNAAIARTIHALSPEQSSV; from the coding sequence GTGAATACAGCTCTCCCGTTTTCTACCATTGCGGTCACCTTTATCGGTGGCTTGGCCATGTTCCTCTATGGCATCAGCACCATGAGCGACGGCATGAAAAAGTTGTCCGGCGAACGTATTCGTACGCTGATGACGGCCCTCACCGCAAACCGCTTTTCCGGTCTTTTTGTGGGGGCGTTCGCCACCATGGTCGTGCAGTCAAGCAGCGCAATCATGGTCATGCTGGTCAGCTTGGTCCAGGCCCAGATGGTGACCTACACCCAGGTCGTGGGCGTCATCCTCGGCGCTGAGATCGGCACCACCTTCACCGCCCAGCTCATCGCCTTTAAACTCGAAGACTATGCACTGTTGCTGTTCGCCTTTGGCCTCTTCCTCAAACTCCTTGGAAGAACCGCCGGAATGCGCCAATGGGGAGAAGCCATCGCCGGTTTTGGTCTGCTGTTTTTCGGCATGCAGTTGATGTCCGAGGCCATGGCCCCACTGCGCAGCTATCCCCCCCTGCTGTCCCTGCTCCACCAACTGGAAAATCCGCTGATCAGTGTCGCTGTGGGGCTTTGCGTGACGGCGGTCATTCAGAGCAGCAGCGCCTTTGTCGGAATCATCATTGTGCTCGCGCAACAGAACAGCCTGAGCCTGGAAGCCAGCATTCCCTTGATGTTTGGTTCGAACATCGGCACCTGCATCACCGGCGCAATCGCCAGCATCGGTACCTTTCGTGCCGCACGGCGCGTGTCCCTGGCACAGATCCTGATCAATGCCTGCAGCGTCCTTTTTTTTCTCTTCTGGATTCCCGAAGCGGTCCAACTCGTGCGCATGCTCTCTCCGGGTGCCGATCTGCCGCGCCAGATCGCCAATGCCCACACCCTGTACAACGTGTTGATGGCCCTTTTCTTCCTCCCCCTGCTGCCGGCTGTTTCCCGCCTGGTCCTCTTGCTGCTGCCGGACAACCCGGAAGAGCAACGGCTCATCCCCGCCGTGTGGTATCTTCGATCCTCGGCACTGCAACCCCCTTCCATGGCATTGGGTTTGGTCCGCGCCGAGATGGCGCGGATGAATACCATCCTCGGCCGTATGCTCGAGGGAGTCATCCCCTCGCTCACCGGGGAGGCCCCTGCCTGTGACAGTATTTTCCCCAAGCTGTCCCCTGTTCAGGCCATCCATATGCGTGAAAACAAGATCGATTTCCTCGAAAGCCGGGTGACCGAATTTCTGTTCAAGGCGGTCGAACAACAGCTCAGTGAACGGGAATCGAAGGAGGCCTTTGCGCTCATGGAGATCGTGAAAATTCAGGAGGCCATAGGTGACGTGATCGAGGTCAAACTGCTGGGTCTGCTTGTGCAGAAAAAGGCCTTGAAACTCGATTTGACCGAGGAGGGAAAAAAAGAAATTGTCGGTCTGCACACCCATATCCTCAAGGAGAACGAGTTGTTGACCAATGCCTTGCGGGAGATGGATGCGCAACAGGCAGCCTCTTTGCTTGGGGAGGAGGACCATTTTTTTCGCCTTGAACGGGATGTGGAATTCCGCCATATGGAACGGGTGGTCCACAAGGTTCCCGCATCCCGGCATACCCATGCGCTCCACATGGAGATCATGGATGGACTGCGGCAGATACACGAGTACAATGCCGCCATTGCCCGGACAATCCATGCCCTTTCGCCCGAGCAAAGTTCTGTTTGA